The following proteins are co-located in the Palaemon carinicauda isolate YSFRI2023 chromosome 30, ASM3689809v2, whole genome shotgun sequence genome:
- the LOC137623495 gene encoding golgin subfamily A member 6-like protein 24: MLKVERRASLQLCSRRSSSNGVFIVEEKSISGKENERENEVVWENERENEVVWENERENEVVWENERENEVVWENERENEVVWENERENEVVWENERENEVVWENERENEVVWENERENEVVWENERENEVVWENERENEVVWENERENEVVWENERENEVVWENERENEVVWENERENEVVWENERENEVVWENERKNEVVWENERENEVVWENERKNEVVWENERKNEVVWENERENEVVWENERENEVVWENERENEVVWENERENEVVWENERENEVVWENERENEVVWENERENEVVWENERENEVVWENERENEVVWENERENEVVWENERENEVVWENERENEVVWENRHELRYKSPLFSKKSK; this comes from the exons ATGCTGAAGGTGGAGAGGAGAGCGTCCCTCCAATTGTGCAGCAGACGCTCGTCTTCAAATGGAGTTTTCATCGTTGAAGAAAAGTCTATTTCTGGCAA GGAGAATGAGAGGGAAAATGAGGTAGTGTGGGAGAATGAGAGGGAAAATGAGGTAGTGTGGGAGAATGAGAGGGAAAATGAGGTAGTGTGGGAGAATGAGAGGGAAAATGAGGTAGTGTGGGAGAATGAGAGGGAAAATGAGGTAGTGTGGGAGAATGAGAGGGAAAATGAGGTAGTGTGGGAGAATGAGAGGGAAAATGAGGTAGTGTGGGAGAATGAGAGGGAAAATGAGGTAGTGTGGGAGAATGAGAGGGAAAATGAGGTAGTGTGGGAGAACGAGAGGGAAAATGAGGTAGTGTGGGAGAATGAGAGGGAAAATGAGGTAGTGTGGGAGAATGAGAGGGAAAATGAGGTAGTGTGGGAGAATGAGAGGGAAAATGAGGTAGTGTGGGAGAATGAGAGGGAAAATGAGGTAGTGTGGGAGAACGAGAGGGAAAATGAGGTAGTGTGGGAGAATGAGAGGGAAAATGAGGTAGTGTGGGAGAATGAGAGGAAGAATGAGGTAGTGTGGGAGAATGAGAGGGAAAATGAGGTAGTGTGGGAGAATGAGAGGAAGAATGAGGTAGTGTGGGAGAATGAGAGGAAGAATGAGGTAGTGTGGGAGAATGAGAGGGAAAACGAGGTAGTGTGGGAGAATGAGAGGGAAAACGAGGTAGTGTGGGAGAATGAGAGGGAAAACGAGGTAGTGTGGGAGAATGAGAGGGAAAACGAGGTAGTGTGGGAGAATGAGAGGGAAAACGAGGTAGTGTGGGAGAATGAGAGGGAAAACGAGGTAGTGTGGGAGAATGAGAGGGAAAACGAGGTAGTGTGGGAGAATGAGAGGGAAAACGAGGTAGTGTGGGAGAATGAGAGGGAAAACGAGGTAGTGTGGGAGAATGAGAGGGAAAACGAGGTAGTGTGGGAGAATGAGAGGGAAAACGAGGTAGTGTGGGAGAATGAGAGGGAAAACGAGGTAGTGTGGGAGAATAGGCATGAGCTGAGATACAAGTCTCCTTTGTTTTCTAAAAAGTCCAAATAA